The Pedosphaera parvula Ellin514 genomic sequence CGTCGTGGCCAATTCCGCTCCTTGCGGGCAATGTTTTTACTGTCAAAACAATCAGGAAAATCTTTGTGACGATCTTCTCTTCCTCAACGGAGCTTATGCCGAATCCATCGTCGTTCCCACCCGGTTGGTGCAGAAAAACATGTTGCGCCTGAAAGGTTCAACCCCTTTTCGGGATGCAGCCCTCACCGAGCCGCTTGCCTGTGTCGTTCAAGGTGTCGAAGATTGCCGGCTTCGCACCGGCCAACGAGTCCTGGTGATTGGTGCCGGGCCGATCGGCTTGATGTTCGTGGCCCTGGCAAAAAATGCGGGCTGCATTGTCACTTCTGCCGGCCGTGGAGAAGTGCGTTTGCAAGCTGCCCGCCGCCTCGGTGCGGATCATGTCATCGATATCGCCAATCAGGACAATCTGGTGCAGGCCATCAAATCCCAATCAGAATCCGTTTTCGATGTGGTGATCGAGGCCGTTGGCAAACCTGAAGTGTGGGAAGCCGCTGTCCAGTTGGTGCGCAAAGGCGGTGTCGTGAATTTCTTTGGTGGTTGTCCCTCCGGCACAAGTGTGTCGCTCGATACTGCCCTGATTCACTATTCCAATCTTACTTTACTGGCGAGCTTCCATCACACTCCCAAGGCTATTCGCCGGGCTTTGGAATTGGTGGAGCAGGGAGTCATCCGGTCTGAAGACTTCGTCAGTGGCGAATGCCCGCTTACTCAATTGCCTGATTTGTTCAAATCCATGACCGCAGGCAATCGCGCCGTGAAGACGCTCATCCGGGTTAAGGAATAATCTCCCGGTTAAAGGGAGTTCGCTTACTTTTTTGCCGGGCTTTGCTTCATGTGACGATGCACGAAGAAGTAGTAGATGCCGCCGAGCACGAGCATGATTCCGGCAACCCATAGTGCGATGCGATGATATTCTCCGCGCATCAATTCTTTATCTTCTCCCATCCTGATGCCCAACCAGCAGAGAATGGCGCACCAGATTCCCGAACCGAGAATGGTAAAAAGCGAGAACAGCTTGTAATCCATCCGAACGATACCTGCTGGAATTCCAATCAAATGACGGACCACTGGCAGCAATCGCGAAACAAAAATACCCATGGCCCCGAACTTGGTCGCCCAACGTTCCGCCCCTTCAATCTTCTCCGGCGAAATCATAGCGTAACGTCCATACCGCATCAATAGTGGACGGCCACCGATTCGCGCCACCCAATACATGATGGTAGCTCCCAGCCACGACCCGAAGGTTCCGGCCAGCACAATGCCGATCACACTCATGTTGCCCTTGGTATAAGCCAGATGTGCCGCCGGTGGTATGATGAGCTCGCTCGGCAAAGGCAGGATGGTGCTTTCAGCCGCCATCATCAGGACGATCAGTGGATACTTCCAGCTTTCCAACTGCGCCATGTACCAGGTCATCAATGAACCAATTAGTGCTTTCAAGGTGCGCTGTTTTAACGGGAAACCGATGGGGCTGCAAGCCAGCAGTGGCTGAGGAATGCTACTTCTTTATCGCTCTGGTGCTTTTGGAAGGTGAATTTGTTCTATATGCTTCAATCTCCTCCGGAGTAGCCGGTTGCGGCCAAACCGCATCCCGCCCTTTCAGCCAATTCTTATTTACGGTTGAAGCCGGTTCCGTTGGTGTGGCATCTCCGCCATTGTCCTCACCATCCTCGCCCACGGAATAAAGCAGAAATTCTCCGTTCGGTTTCACTTGATATCGCAAAGGCTCTCCATCCATCAAATCGATGGGAACCTTTTCAAGAAATTCTGGAATCAAGTTTTGCAGTTTTGAAGGATATGTTCCATTTAGTAGATGATAGCGTTTCAAGGCAATGGCCGTTACGAGCAGACGCCTGCCAGTCTCCGCATCCGCAGATTTAATCAGGCACTTTCTGTAAATTCCATCATCACCTCCCGGTGTTAATAGGAAATGTTTGCTGATCCGGGCCACCTCCTTGTTGAGATTTGTGATTGTATTATCGTATTCCCTGAGAGCTGGAATGAAAACGCCTGTTGTTTTAACAGCACGGCAATTTTCCAGGACGGCTTGCAAGACTCTCATATGATAAAGCTCTTCCCCGTAGGACCCGGTCCACTTCCATGCCCAGTATTTGGGATAACGTTCAATCACGGCCGTGGCCATTGCACCTAGTGTGTCTGGCTGTGGCCTCGGCGCTCCAGTGCTGAAGATAGTCATCTGCGCGGCATAGGATTTTCTGGCCAGATTAAGTGTATCGATTCGGATGGCCCTCTCCATCGCGAAAGCATGTTCCACCGGTCCGAACATGTCCATGTTCTGCCACCTTGCTTGCAGTTCTGAAAGCTGCGCATCGTTCCACTGTTTATATTGTAAGGCTTCCCAGGTTGTGGACATGGCGATTCTTGCCATGGCTATTTTGACCAAATGGCTGATTTCTATTGGTTCCGTCTGGTAGATTTTGACCAATTCCACTGATGACATCAGATTGGTCCACGCATCGGTAAAGTCACGTTCGTGCAGTGCGACAATAGTGGAGCCTGATGCCAGTTGTTCGGCTCTCTTGAGTTGTGCCAGATGTGGCAAAAGAAGATTTGGTCCCTGGGAATAATCCAGATTGTAGTACAGTGCGGGAACCTGGAGAATTTCGCGAAGACTTAAGAGCGAGTTCCGATTCGCCTTAACCTCCGCGGTCAACCTCGGCCAGATGTTTGTCCGACCCTCAGCAGCCAAAGATTCCTGCTGGGAGACGACCTCGGCAAGTCCCGGGGCAATGAACGGCATGGGTGAAACGGTATTGGAACCATAGACAAAAATACCGTTCGCGTTTAAGAACACTCTCGCAGCATTCGGGGTTTGTGGTGGAGTCGCCGGAATCAATTCTTGATAGGTCAGTTTCTCCCCTTTGGCGCGAAGTTCCCGCTTATAATTTTCAACGGCCCTCTTGGAGCCAGAGTGTGGTAAAAAGACAGTGACAAATCCAAGCAGGATTACTGGAATCAGGACGAAGAGAATTTTGATTCGCAGTTTCACTCCTTAAGATTTTTACCTATTTCTTTTGAACTTTGGGAGATGAGTTCGTTCGATATGCCTCAATATCCTCCAGAGTGGCAGGTTGCGGCCAAACCATGTCCCGCCCTTTCAACCAGTTCTTGTTTACGGTCGAGGCGGGTTCGGTAGGTGTGGCATCTCCTCCATTGTCTTCGCCATCATCGCCTACCGAATACAGTAGAAAACTTCCATCTGCTTGAAGTTGATACCTCAACGGCTTCCCATCCATAAAATCAATGGGAACCTTCTCGAGAAATGTAGGAACCAGATCTTTTAATTCCGATGGATACTTTCCGTTGCAAAGTTGGTAGCGCTTCAGCGCAATGGCTGTCAGGGCTATACGTCTACCATTCTCTGCATCTGCAAACTTGATCATGCAATCGCGAATACTCTGCTCTCCCTGCGGATCTTCAAAATGGTCACTGCTCTGGTCAAACTGCTGGTTAACGTTCGTCATTTTGGTAGCGTAGTCCATCAAAGCAGGAACAAAAGCATTACTGAATTTGGTGGCGCGGCAACTTTCAATGGTTGCTTGCACGGTTTTCATGTCGTAGAGCTCTTCTTGATAGGACCACAACCATTTCCATGCACAATAATGGGAATACCTTTGAGCTCCGTGAAGTAGTTGATCTAAATCGAAAGAATCATGTTGGAGTGTGGCATTTTTCCCAAACATGCCTGCCGGATCGTAGTACGATCTCCTCGCAAGTACAAAGTCGTCCATTTGAATGGCTCTCTCCATTGCGAAAGCCTGTTCAAGGGGACCAAACAAATCCATGTCCTGCCAATTGGCTTGCAGTTCTGCAAGTTGTCCGTCATTCCATTGTTTACATTGTAAAGCCTCCCAAGTGGTGGCGACGGCCATGCGGGCCATGGCCAACTTGACGAGATGGCTGATTTTAAGTGGTTCGGTCTTGTATCTTCTCACCAGCGCAACTGTTGTGATGAGATTTGTCCACGCCTCTGAGAAATTTTGTTGGTGCAGGGCTGCAATGGTGGAAGCTGAAGCCAATTGCTCAGCAGCCTTTAGCGGTGCCAAATGTGGCAACAGGGTCCCGGAGCCCTTGGAATAATCCAATTTGAAATATAACGTCGGGACTTGAAGAATTTCTCGAAGGCTCAATATGGCATTACGATTTGTCTCAACTTCGGCGATAAATTTGGGCCACACGTTCGTCCCGCCATCGGCCGAAAGGGTTTCCTGCCGATAGGCGACCAGCGCACGCCCGGGGCTGATAAAACGCATCGGCGCAGTAGAGTTGGAAATGGAAACAATAGCGCCGTTCGCCCCTAGAAATGGCTTTGCGGCATCCGGGGTCTCTGGCGGAGTTGCCTGGATTAGTTCTTGATACGTCAGCTTCTCACCCTTGGCGCGGAGTTCCCGTTTGTAACGTTCCACCGCTCTCTTGGAGCCTGCATGGGGTATAAAAGCAATGATAGTTCCAAGCAGGATCACTAGCACCAGGACGATTAGAATTTTGACGCGCAGTTTCACTCCTTAAAATTTCCGTTAGTCTGCGTCCACGGCTTTGGCAAAGCAACTCTTCTCCCACTGTGCCTACCCCTTGAGGAAGAAACCGTGCTGCTTTTCACTGATCGGCATCCCCAGCTTCTCCATGACCGCCAGCATATCTTCCCACACTCTGCGCTTTTCACTCATGGCCTGGTTGCGCAACAGATACGCCGGATGATATGTCGGCATCAATGGAATGCCACGATACGTGTTCCAGGTGCCGCGCAACTTGGTAATGCCGACCGTCTTTCCCAGCAAGCCTTCCACGGCGGTCGCGCCCAAAGCCACCAACACTTTCGGTCGAATCAAATCAATCTGTTCGTGCAGGTAGGGAATACAGGTCGCCATTTCCTCTGAAGTCGGTTTGCGATTTCCCGCGCTCTGACCCGGCGTGTCGGGACGGCATTTCAAGATATTGGCAATGTACACATCGCCGCGTTGCAAGCCCATCGTCTGAATAATCTTCGTCAGCAACTGGCCGGCCTTGCCGACGAACGGTTCACCCTGTTCGTCTTCGTCCGCTCCCGGCGCCTCACCCACAAACATCAATTGGGCATCAATGCTGCCGACTCCAAAAACAACATTCTTTCGCGAGGCAGCCAAATGCGCGCATTTGACGCAACTCATTGCGCGACTGCGGAGGTCAGCAAAAGCAGCAACCTTGGCTTCAGGAGAAAGTGGCGCAACAGTGATCGGAGTTTCTGCCGGAGATATCGGGAAAAGAGCTGCTGGTTTAACTGCGGGTATTTCCACTGGCGCGGGCACAGGTGCAACAACGGCTTGCCTGACGGCCGGAGCAGGGGAGGGGACCATCCTTGCCGGCGCAGGCGCGGGACTGGACGGACGCGGACCATTGGCCAATGCTGTCAAACCTTCCGGTTGCACCGAAACAAACCGCACACCCCGGGCTTTTAATCCCTGGAGGTGCTGGATCGCTGCCTCGAGCAATTGGTTATACGCATCTGACATCGTGATTATCCTAATTCTGATTCTTCAAAGTGCACGAAAATTCTAAGGTCGCTGGCACACCGATTCCTCCTCCCCATCAAACAATTAACCTGGTCGTGACTGGTTCTGAAATTTATGGAGGTAACGACGGTAAACCGCATAACCCAATCCGGTAAACCCCGTCAACACGGCAGGAAAAAACAAAGTGTTATATTTGAAATATTTGAAAGCGGATGCTCCCGCCCCACCACCGAAAAAAAAGGAACAGAGCAGGATCAGGTACAACAGAATCCTCCGCCTATCCACCGGGATACGGCGGATGTAATGGCCAATAAAAATCCCCAAATCCGTAAATATGCCGGACACATGAGTCGTACGCAGCACAGCCCCGCTGTAAGTGCTGGCCATGCCATTTTGTAGCCCGCAGGCGCTCGAAGCAAGATAGTCTCCCAGCGGGTTCGACCGATTCAAAAGCGGAACGGCTGCAAAGAGCAACAGGGATTCAATCAGCAGCGCCACCCCATACCTTCCGCCAAGCTTTAGTGTGCTGTCCTGGATTAGAATTCCGCTGAAGATGCTTCCCGCAAGAAAAGAAGCTGCCACTGCGAATAAGCTCACGGCTGTGCCGCCTTCGCCAGTTGCGATTGCTATACCCAGGAGGGTGGTGGTACCGGTCAGATGAGTGACTGCCTGATGTCTGAAGCCCATGTAGCCAACCGCGTTGATCATCCCGGCAATGAATGCCAGAATCGACCCGCCTATCCAGACCCAGCGCGGCAACTTGTTAATCATACATTCCAACCCCGGTGAATCAGAACCTGTCCCGTCTACACAGGTTAATTGCGCTTCCTGTTTTCTTCGGTCTGGCTCGCGCGGTCAAGCGAGTTGTGTGCAAATATGAAAGCTCATATCGCCCGGGATCGACCTTATCCCAAAAAAGACATCGGGAATATTTATGAACCCAGGTAACTCCTTCGGGGTTCGCTCACTCAGAAAACGGTTGAGGTTGGCGGCTAATCATCGTCATCGTCCTTTGAGGTTTTTGTGATTACCAACCCCAACTTTTTCAAACCCTTTCCATGAGCCCCGGCAAACTCACGCGGATAGCGGACATTGCCCTTGACCGAATGCCAGAGGATTCGATTCAGGGTATTATCATCAGCCGCATCGGGTTTGCTGAAATCCAGTTTCATGCTTTTCTTTGCCCAATAGCGCTCCTCGGCTGTCATCTTTGCGGCCGTGGTACCAGGGTTCATCGTGTCCAATGGAATGTTATTGGATAAAGCCGTATAGCCGGTGAAATCGGGCACATTGGTAAAACAATCAAACATAAGAGGTCCCATGGCATCCATCTGGTTCATCGGGGGTATTCCCATGATTTGTTCCATGGTATGCAATACGCCGGTTTGA encodes the following:
- a CDS encoding DedA family protein — encoded protein: MKALIGSLMTWYMAQLESWKYPLIVLMMAAESTILPLPSELIIPPAAHLAYTKGNMSVIGIVLAGTFGSWLGATIMYWVARIGGRPLLMRYGRYAMISPEKIEGAERWATKFGAMGIFVSRLLPVVRHLIGIPAGIVRMDYKLFSLFTILGSGIWCAILCWLGIRMGEDKELMRGEYHRIALWVAGIMLVLGGIYYFFVHRHMKQSPAKK
- a CDS encoding zinc-dependent alcohol dehydrogenase encodes the protein MKAAVLYGQEQVRVEDIAPIALKSGEVRVQIEAALTCGTDLKVFKRGYHAKMIVPPAVFGHELAGLICEVHPDVKGWCNGDRVVVANSAPCGQCFYCQNNQENLCDDLLFLNGAYAESIVVPTRLVQKNMLRLKGSTPFRDAALTEPLACVVQGVEDCRLRTGQRVLVIGAGPIGLMFVALAKNAGCIVTSAGRGEVRLQAARRLGADHVIDIANQDNLVQAIKSQSESVFDVVIEAVGKPEVWEAAVQLVRKGGVVNFFGGCPSGTSVSLDTALIHYSNLTLLASFHHTPKAIRRALELVEQGVIRSEDFVSGECPLTQLPDLFKSMTAGNRAVKTLIRVKE
- a CDS encoding uracil-DNA glycosylase, with the protein product MSDAYNQLLEAAIQHLQGLKARGVRFVSVQPEGLTALANGPRPSSPAPAPARMVPSPAPAVRQAVVAPVPAPVEIPAVKPAALFPISPAETPITVAPLSPEAKVAAFADLRSRAMSCVKCAHLAASRKNVVFGVGSIDAQLMFVGEAPGADEDEQGEPFVGKAGQLLTKIIQTMGLQRGDVYIANILKCRPDTPGQSAGNRKPTSEEMATCIPYLHEQIDLIRPKVLVALGATAVEGLLGKTVGITKLRGTWNTYRGIPLMPTYHPAYLLRNQAMSEKRRVWEDMLAVMEKLGMPISEKQHGFFLKG
- a CDS encoding YoaK family protein, which codes for MINKLPRWVWIGGSILAFIAGMINAVGYMGFRHQAVTHLTGTTTLLGIAIATGEGGTAVSLFAVAASFLAGSIFSGILIQDSTLKLGGRYGVALLIESLLLFAAVPLLNRSNPLGDYLASSACGLQNGMASTYSGAVLRTTHVSGIFTDLGIFIGHYIRRIPVDRRRILLYLILLCSFFFGGGAGASAFKYFKYNTLFFPAVLTGFTGLGYAVYRRYLHKFQNQSRPG